From a single Capsicum annuum cultivar UCD-10X-F1 chromosome 12, UCD10Xv1.1, whole genome shotgun sequence genomic region:
- the LOC107849536 gene encoding uncharacterized protein LOC107849536, with the protein MAFKFNFLLSATLLIVVIAFTFCHVSAVNNDRKLLNSFPSNGDWQSIKDIDDPKVMDIAKFAVNVENSQLLVKLEFLSISDGRFKVDNNGITYELSILASEFEEPIELEVVVFENSKDNAKKVISVDDF; encoded by the coding sequence ATGgcttttaaattcaattttctcCTTTCTGCTACTCTTTTGATTGTAGTAATTGCTTTCACCTTCTGTCATGTTTCTGCGGTAAATAATGATCGAAAGTTATTGAATTCATTCCCTTCAAATGGTGATTGGCAGTCGATAAAAGATATAGATGATCCTAAAGTGATGGACATTGCAAAATTTGCGGTAAATGTGGAAAATAGCCAATTACTGGTTAAATTGGAATTTCTGAGTATATCTGATGGAAGATTTAAAGTTGATAATAATGGCATCACTTATGAACTGTCAATTCTGGCATCAGAATTCGAAGAACCAATCGAGTTAGAAGTGGTTGTTTTCGAAAATTCTAAGGACAATGCTAAAAAAGTTATTTCAGTCGATGACTTTTAG
- the LOC124889388 gene encoding uncharacterized protein LOC124889388, translated as MALRFNSLLLLTFSIVVIASISCVVFATTDNRKLLNSSEHVMNTLDSSPSHGDWQRIKDTNNPKVVNIAKFGLNAENSRSLDVELVFQSVLNGRFRVDNNGITYELTISAIDFDEENFPLGSSIITSPSSGGYFDLKI; from the exons ATGGCTCTTAGATTCAATTCTCTTCTTTTGTTGACTTTTTCGATCGTAGTAATTGCTTCCATCTCCTGTGTCGTTTTTGCTACAACTGATAATCGAAAGTTACTGAATTCGTCCGAACATGTAATGAATACTCTAGATTCGTCTCCATCACATGGCGATTGGCAACGCATAAAAGATACAAATAATCCTAAAGTGGTGAACATCGCAAAATTTGGACTAAACGCGGAAAATAGCCGATCGCTTGATGTCGAATTGGTATTTCAGAGCGTATTGAATGGAAGATTTCGAGTTGATAATAATGGCATCACTTATGAATTGACAATTTCCGCCATAGATTTCGATGAAGAAA ATTTTCCTCTTGGATCTTCAATTATTACCTCACCTTCTTCTGGTGGGTACtttgatctcaaaatttga
- the LOC107849535 gene encoding cysteine proteinase inhibitor 1-like, translating into MAFKSNSLSFATLSMIVIASTFCHVFAANDKRVSKTLSSSLANGGWQSIQNTKDPKVMDIAKFAVTEENKRIKNVELKFASVSDGRFKVDNYKITFQLTIVAMEFTIKANEYEAVVTESLKNNARELISFVSI; encoded by the coding sequence ATGGCTTTTAAATCTAATTCTCTTTCTTTTGCAACTCTTTCGATGATAGTAATTGCTTCGACCTTCTGTCATGTTTTCGCAGCAAATGATAAACGTGTATCGAAAACTCTATCTTCGTCTTTGGCAAATGGTGGTTGGCAGTCGATACAAAATACTAAGGATCCTAAAGTGATGGACATCGCAAAATTTGCAGTCACGGAAGAAAACAAGCGAATAAAAAACGTTGAACTGAAATTCGCGAGCGTATCGGATGGAAGATTTAAAGTTGATAATTATAAAATTACTTTTCAACTTACAATTGTTGCTATGGAATTTACTATTAAAGCAAATGAATATGAAGCTGTTGTTACAGAAAGTTTAAAGAATAATGCTAGAGAACTCATTTCATTTGTAAGCATTTAG